Proteins from a single region of Oreochromis niloticus isolate F11D_XX linkage group LG7, O_niloticus_UMD_NMBU, whole genome shotgun sequence:
- the hsf4 gene encoding heat shock factor protein 4 — protein sequence MQESPGAVGVDGSYTSNVPAFLTKLWTLVEDPDTNHLICWSATGTSFHVFDQGRFAKEVLPKYFKHNNMASFVRQLNMYGFRKVVNIEQSGLVKPERDDTEFQHLYFLQGHEHMLEHIKRKVSIVKSEETKVRQEDLSKLLYEVQLLRTQQDNMECQMQDMKQQNEVLWREVVSLRQNHTQQQKVMNKLIQFLFSQMQSNTPSTVGLKRKLPLMLDDGSPSPPASKFSHSHQMEAIHEPFYIQSEMAGSKHASQSSPLCPQPSSDTASCSASGLAGGPIISDVTDMSQASMPLQMQPDETREKCMMLIKEEPVSPGVRGGGKGSSVAGGEAVALTSPCEVCSSEPPVLPVAMVQSVLEGRGSVSSMLERRSKRPALERAEVADTVENVDMSLEELQQLLLRSHQQNAVEAGTSAVIDPFSLSLPLTEWNFTEMESNLKPYMFQNQEVEAFPAAGCEEQ from the exons ATGCAGGAGTCTCCAGGTGCGGTTGGTGTGGATGGCAGCTACACTAGTAATGTTCCAGCCTTTCTAACTAAGCTGTGGACCCTGGTTGAGGACCCAGACACCAACCACCTTATCTGCTGGAGTGCC ACTGGGACTAGTTTCCATGTGTTTGACCAGGGTCGCTTTGCTAAGGAGGTTCTGCCCAAATACTTTAAACACAACAACATGGCAAGCTTCGTCCGGCAACTCAACATGT ATGGTTTTCGTAAGGTGGTAAACATTGAGCAGAGTGGTTTGGTGAAACCTGAGAGAGACGATACAGAGTTCCAACATCTGTACTTCCTCCAGGGACATGAGCACATGCTGGAACACATCAAAAGAAAG GTGTCCATAGTGAAGAGTGAAGAGACTAAAGTTCGTCAGGAGGATCTCAGTAAACTGCTGTACGAAGTCCAGCTTCTCAGAACACAACAGGACAACATGGAGTGTCAGATGCAGGACATGAAGCA GCAGAATGAGGTGCTGTGGCGGGAGGTGGTGTCACTGAGACAGAATCACACACAGCAACAGAAAGTCATGAACAAG CTGATTCAGTTTCTGTTCAGCCAGATGCAGTCCAACACACCCAGCACTGTGGGCCTAAAGAGAAAGCT GCCTCTGATGTTGGACGATGGCTCTCCCAGCCCTCCTGCCTCCAAGTTCAGCCATAGTCACCAGATGGAAGCCATCCACGAGCCCTTCTACATCCAGTCG GAGATGGCAGGGAGCAAACATGCATCACAGTCCTCTCCTCTTTGCCCTCAGCCATCCAGTGATACTGCTTCCTGCTCTGCTAGCGGACTTGCAGGAGGACCGATTATATCCGATGTTACTGATATGTCTCAGGCGAGCATGCCTCTGCAGATGCAGCCTGATGAGACTAG GGAGAAGTGCATGATGCTGATCAAAGAGGAGCCTGTGAGTCCAGGGGTACGAGGGGGAGGAAAAGGAAGCAGTGTAGCGGGAGGAGAGGCTGTAGCGTTGACCTCCCCTTGTGAGGTGTGCTCCTCTGAACCGCCTGTCCTCCCTGTTGCAATGGTCCAATCTGTTCTGGAGGGGAGGGGCTCTGTGAGCTCCATGCTGGAGAGGAGGAGCAAGAGACCCGCTCTGGAGAG AGCTGAGGTTGCAGACACAGTAGAGAATGTGGACATGAGCctggaggagctgcagcagctgcttctTAGGAGCCATCAGCAAAACGCTGTGGAAGCTGGGACCAGTGCTGTCATAGAT CCTTTCAGTCTAAGTCTGCCTCTGACTGAGTGGAACTTCACAGAGATGGAGTCCAACCTCAAACCA TACATGTTCCAGAACCAGGAAGTTGAGGCTTTTCCAGCCGCTGGCTGTGAAGAACAATGA